The following are from one region of the Prochlorococcus marinus str. SB genome:
- a CDS encoding 3-deoxy-7-phosphoheptulonate synthase has translation MTTSSNNSALEKTSDLHVLETRPLIPPSRLHNDIPLDHDSANTVSKTRRSIQNILHHNDQKLLVIVGPCSIHDLEAAKEYSKYIQKFREMYKDKLEIIMRVYFEKPRTTIGWKGLINDPHLDDSYDINTGLRRARSLLSYLATRGIPSATELLDPIVPQYIADLISWTAIGARTTESQTHREMASGLSMPIGFKNGTDGSFTTAINAMQSASKSHHFLGVNENGMASIVNTTGNPDGHIVLRGGSKGPNFESDNVQRISAELRQYNLPHKVMIDCSHGNSNKDFRKQSEVLKNVASQISNGEKNILGVMLESHLKEGNQKLLKKEDLQFGRSITDACIDIETTKELIAILYDSLS, from the coding sequence ATGACGACATCATCAAATAATTCAGCTTTAGAAAAGACATCAGATTTACATGTTCTTGAAACACGTCCATTAATACCTCCAAGCAGATTACATAATGATATACCTTTAGATCACGACTCTGCTAATACAGTATCTAAAACAAGAAGATCGATACAAAATATTTTGCATCATAATGATCAGAAGCTTTTAGTCATTGTGGGTCCATGTTCAATTCATGATCTTGAGGCGGCAAAGGAATATTCAAAATATATTCAAAAATTCCGAGAAATGTATAAAGATAAATTAGAAATAATTATGAGAGTATATTTTGAAAAGCCAAGAACAACTATTGGTTGGAAGGGATTGATAAATGATCCTCATCTAGATGATTCTTATGATATTAATACTGGTTTAAGAAGGGCAAGAAGTTTGCTTTCATATTTAGCAACTCGTGGCATACCTTCTGCTACAGAATTACTAGATCCAATTGTTCCTCAATATATTGCAGATTTAATAAGTTGGACAGCCATAGGTGCGCGTACTACAGAAAGTCAAACTCATAGAGAAATGGCATCAGGATTATCAATGCCTATAGGCTTTAAAAATGGAACGGATGGTTCTTTTACTACTGCAATTAATGCAATGCAGTCAGCGTCAAAATCCCATCACTTCTTAGGTGTAAATGAAAATGGAATGGCTTCTATAGTTAATACTACAGGAAATCCAGATGGACATATAGTTTTAAGGGGCGGTTCAAAAGGCCCAAATTTTGAAAGTGATAATGTACAAAGAATTTCAGCAGAATTGAGGCAGTATAATCTTCCCCATAAAGTGATGATTGATTGTAGTCATGGAAATTCCAATAAAGATTTCCGAAAACAGTCGGAAGTGCTAAAAAATGTAGCTTCTCAAATTAGTAATGGTGAAAAAAATATTTTAGGAGTTATGCTTGAAAGTCATTTGAAGGAGGGAAATCAAAAACTTTTAAAAAAAGAAGATCTCCAGTTTGGCAGAAGCATTACAGATGCATGTATAGATATAGAAACAACAAAAGAATTAATCGCTATTTTATACGATTCACTTAGCTAG
- a CDS encoding FAD-dependent oxidoreductase, whose translation MKSLKENFQKAHIVIIGSGIIGKFNALELSELGFKVTIIDPIQLQNSSYAALGLLMGNMYQKRRGRSWDLRKQSIELWPQWISFLQKYNSELNINKPLIQLTTNEEKFKKLEKFIYENNDQNLRILERDSIFIKNINKAFQTKNIKGMISFKDGRINPFSLLQTLDKYLKHKKINFSEGEIIKIRKSNNQWISTTRSNENLKSDMVILCNSLKSIDLIDGISHNITLKPVLGQAMEIDINDAEVDLLSLPKQFNINGKNIIPKSKKKLIIGSTDEYSTKPEENTFEKLTNFLDKKPNWLMKGKISKKWYGIRSRPDGEPSPIMKNLEDGLIICTGFYKNGILLAPACSKWVANEIKNYFS comes from the coding sequence ATGAAAAGCTTAAAAGAAAATTTTCAAAAAGCACACATAGTTATTATTGGATCAGGGATTATTGGAAAATTTAACGCCTTAGAATTATCAGAATTAGGTTTCAAGGTAACGATAATAGATCCAATTCAACTCCAAAATAGTAGTTACGCAGCCTTAGGCTTACTAATGGGTAATATGTATCAAAAAAGGAGAGGTAGAAGTTGGGATCTCAGGAAGCAAAGCATTGAATTATGGCCGCAATGGATTTCATTCCTGCAAAAATATAATAGTGAATTAAATATCAACAAACCATTAATACAACTAACTACTAATGAAGAAAAGTTTAAAAAATTAGAGAAATTTATTTATGAAAATAATGATCAAAACTTACGAATTTTAGAAAGAGACTCAATATTTATCAAAAATATAAATAAAGCCTTCCAAACAAAAAATATAAAAGGAATGATTTCCTTCAAAGATGGAAGAATAAATCCTTTTTCTTTACTTCAAACATTAGATAAATATCTAAAACATAAAAAAATTAATTTTTCAGAAGGAGAAATAATAAAAATCAGGAAATCAAACAATCAATGGATTTCTACAACAAGAAGTAATGAAAACCTCAAATCTGATATGGTTATTTTGTGTAATTCACTAAAATCAATTGATTTAATAGATGGCATATCTCACAACATCACATTAAAACCTGTCTTGGGTCAAGCTATGGAAATTGATATAAATGATGCAGAAGTTGATTTACTATCGCTGCCAAAACAATTCAATATAAATGGTAAAAATATAATTCCAAAATCAAAAAAAAAGTTAATTATTGGATCAACCGACGAATATAGTACTAAGCCAGAAGAAAATACTTTTGAAAAACTTACAAATTTTCTCGATAAAAAACCAAATTGGCTGATGAAAGGGAAGATTTCTAAAAAATGGTATGGGATAAGGTCAAGACCAGATGGTGAGCCTTCACCAATAATGAAAAATCTTGAAGATGGACTAATAATATGTACAGGTTTTTATAAAAATGGGATTTTACTTGCTCCAGCTTGTTCTAAATGGGTTGCTAATGAAATTAAAAATTATTTTTCTTAA
- the dnaK gene encoding molecular chaperone DnaK translates to MGKVVGIDLGTTNSCVAVMEGGKPTVIANAEGFRTTPSVVAYTKNQDQLVGQIAKRQAVMNPENTFYSAKRFVGRRVDEVNEESKEVSYSVEKSGSSVKLKCPILDKQFSPEEVSSQVLRKLADDAGKYLGDKVTQAVITVPAYFNDSQRQATKDAGKIAGLEVLRIVNEPTAAALAYGLDKENEKILVFDLGGGTFDVSVIEAGDGVTEVLSTSGDTHLGGDDFDRCIVDHLANTFKSNEGIDLRQDKQALQRLTEAAEKAKIELSNATQSEINLPFITATPEGPKHLDLNLTRAKFEELAASLIDRCKTPVERAISDAKISTSEIDEVVMVGGSSRIPAVLDLVKKIIGKEPNQTVNPDEVVAVGAAIQGGVLAGEVKDILLLDVTPLSLGVETLGGVMTKMINRNTTVPTKKSETYSTAVDGQTNVEIHVLQGEREMASDNKSLGTFRLDGIPSAPRGVPQIEVTFDIDANGILSVTAKDKGSGKEQSISITGASTLSDNEVEKMVKDAESNASADKEKREKIDLKNQAETLVYQTEKQLGELGDKIDAAAKSKVEEKSNALKEATSKEDYESMKKLLEELQQELYAVGSSVYQQPGNQPPSPGAAGGPDQSDSNEKGGDDVIDADFTETKD, encoded by the coding sequence ATGGGTAAGGTAGTAGGAATTGATTTAGGAACAACTAATAGTTGTGTCGCTGTAATGGAAGGTGGTAAGCCTACTGTAATAGCAAATGCTGAGGGTTTCAGAACTACTCCATCAGTTGTTGCATATACAAAAAATCAAGATCAGCTTGTTGGACAAATAGCAAAAAGACAAGCTGTAATGAACCCTGAAAATACTTTTTATTCTGCAAAACGTTTTGTTGGTAGAAGAGTTGATGAAGTTAATGAAGAGTCTAAAGAAGTTAGTTACTCTGTTGAAAAATCTGGCTCTAGTGTCAAATTAAAATGTCCTATTTTGGATAAACAGTTTTCTCCTGAAGAGGTGAGTTCTCAAGTTTTAAGAAAGCTAGCAGATGATGCTGGTAAATATCTTGGTGATAAAGTTACACAGGCTGTAATTACAGTTCCAGCTTATTTTAATGATTCGCAAAGACAGGCTACTAAAGATGCTGGCAAGATTGCAGGTCTAGAAGTTCTCAGAATCGTTAATGAGCCAACTGCTGCCGCTTTAGCATATGGTTTGGATAAAGAAAATGAAAAAATTCTTGTTTTTGATTTAGGGGGCGGTACATTTGACGTCTCAGTTATTGAAGCTGGTGATGGAGTAACTGAAGTTCTATCTACATCTGGAGATACACATTTAGGTGGTGATGATTTTGATAGATGCATTGTAGATCACTTAGCCAATACTTTTAAATCTAATGAGGGAATTGATCTCAGACAAGATAAGCAAGCTTTGCAAAGATTGACTGAAGCTGCAGAAAAAGCAAAAATAGAGCTCTCAAATGCTACGCAAAGTGAAATAAATTTACCTTTTATTACAGCGACGCCGGAAGGACCAAAACATTTGGATTTGAACCTTACTAGAGCAAAGTTCGAGGAATTAGCAGCTTCTTTAATTGACAGATGTAAGACCCCAGTTGAAAGAGCTATAAGTGATGCAAAAATTTCTACTAGTGAAATTGATGAAGTTGTTATGGTTGGAGGCTCATCTAGAATACCTGCTGTTTTAGATTTAGTTAAAAAAATAATTGGTAAAGAACCAAATCAAACTGTTAATCCTGATGAAGTAGTAGCTGTTGGAGCCGCAATTCAGGGAGGAGTTTTAGCAGGAGAAGTTAAAGATATATTGCTGCTCGACGTTACTCCACTCTCTTTAGGTGTAGAGACTTTAGGGGGAGTAATGACAAAAATGATAAATCGAAATACTACAGTACCCACGAAGAAATCTGAAACATATTCAACTGCCGTAGATGGTCAAACAAATGTTGAAATACATGTTTTACAGGGTGAAAGAGAAATGGCCTCTGATAACAAAAGCCTAGGAACTTTTAGATTGGATGGTATACCTTCAGCACCAAGAGGCGTTCCGCAAATTGAAGTTACATTTGATATTGATGCAAATGGTATTCTTAGTGTTACTGCTAAAGATAAAGGAAGCGGTAAAGAGCAAAGTATTTCTATTACTGGTGCTTCAACTCTATCTGATAATGAAGTTGAAAAAATGGTAAAGGATGCTGAATCAAATGCATCTGCAGATAAAGAAAAAAGAGAAAAAATCGATTTAAAAAATCAAGCTGAAACACTCGTATATCAGACAGAAAAGCAACTTGGTGAGTTAGGGGATAAAATCGATGCTGCAGCCAAGTCCAAAGTTGAAGAAAAAAGTAATGCTCTTAAAGAGGCAACTTCAAAAGAAGACTATGAATCAATGAAAAAACTTCTTGAAGAACTTCAGCAAGAACTATATGCAGTTGGTTCATCTGTTTATCAGCAACCTGGCAATCAGCCACCATCACCCGGGGCGGCGGGGGGTCCCGATCAGAGTGATTCAAACGAAAAAGGTGGAGATGATGTAATTGATGCAGATTTTACTGAAACGAAAGATTAA
- a CDS encoding ClC family H(+)/Cl(-) exchange transporter, giving the protein MPNFIKDNIQKTSNSSRSIKKLLKQKSLVVAFSLLLTGLGASITSISFKTGIYFINNWRLALLDQFPSIAVLPIFGALGGAIAGYLIKNIAPAAKGSGVSQIMGFLRHKKVPMNLKVGLVKLISGIIAIGSGFPLGPEGPSVQMGGSVAWQMAKWLKAPTAFRRVIVAAGGGAGIAAVFSAPLGGFIYAIEELLNSARPVILLLVVITTFIADSSADIIQALGLDPKAGGFDFNLGFLIQKEYDPSVFFLPIDFIYLVLLGIIIGIFAELYSRYVLLMQNLGKKWYKNKFVLKMSICGLILGSIYSFLPSTFHNLDELQKIIAEQNTSIGIALLAVLVLFITTGLAAASGAPGGLFYPMLTLGGSIGLIMGSWVEIATGHAPSTYIFAGMGAFVAGCSRTPITAMFLAFALTKNLLIMKPVLISCIASFLIARAFNEESIYERQIQIELED; this is encoded by the coding sequence ATGCCAAACTTTATAAAAGATAATATTCAAAAAACAAGTAATTCTTCTCGTAGCATCAAAAAATTATTAAAACAAAAGTCACTAGTCGTTGCATTTTCGCTCTTATTAACAGGTCTAGGGGCTTCAATTACAAGCATATCTTTTAAAACTGGAATCTATTTTATTAATAATTGGAGATTAGCATTATTAGACCAATTCCCATCTATTGCGGTCTTACCTATTTTTGGAGCTCTCGGAGGAGCTATTGCAGGATATTTAATCAAAAATATAGCACCTGCCGCAAAAGGTTCAGGTGTGAGTCAAATCATGGGTTTCTTAAGACATAAAAAAGTTCCAATGAATTTAAAAGTAGGATTAGTAAAGCTCATATCAGGAATTATTGCGATTGGCAGTGGATTCCCTTTGGGTCCGGAAGGTCCATCAGTTCAAATGGGAGGGTCCGTAGCTTGGCAAATGGCCAAGTGGCTCAAAGCTCCTACAGCTTTCAGAAGAGTAATAGTAGCAGCAGGTGGTGGTGCTGGAATAGCCGCAGTATTTAGCGCTCCATTAGGAGGGTTTATCTATGCAATAGAGGAGTTATTAAACTCTGCTAGACCAGTTATTTTATTACTAGTAGTAATTACAACTTTTATTGCAGATTCATCTGCTGATATTATTCAAGCCTTGGGTTTAGATCCTAAAGCAGGAGGCTTTGATTTTAACCTCGGATTTTTGATTCAAAAAGAATATGACCCTTCAGTTTTTTTCTTACCTATAGATTTTATTTACTTAGTTTTACTAGGAATAATTATTGGGATATTTGCAGAATTGTACAGCAGATATGTTTTGTTAATGCAAAATCTTGGTAAAAAGTGGTATAAAAATAAATTTGTTTTAAAAATGAGTATTTGTGGACTTATTTTAGGAAGTATCTACTCTTTTTTACCCAGTACATTTCATAATTTAGATGAATTACAGAAAATAATAGCTGAACAAAATACAAGTATTGGAATTGCTTTATTAGCAGTTTTAGTACTATTTATCACGACAGGTTTAGCAGCAGCATCTGGAGCCCCTGGAGGATTATTCTATCCAATGCTTACTTTAGGAGGGTCAATCGGACTAATAATGGGGAGCTGGGTGGAAATTGCTACAGGACATGCACCAAGTACATACATTTTTGCGGGAATGGGAGCTTTCGTAGCAGGATGTTCGCGAACACCAATTACTGCAATGTTTTTAGCTTTCGCTTTAACAAAAAATTTATTAATAATGAAACCTGTGTTAATCAGCTGCATTGCCAGTTTCTTGATAGCAAGAGCTTTTAATGAAGAATCAATTTATGAAAGGCAAATACAAATAGAATTAGAAGACTAA
- a CDS encoding diacylglycerol/polyprenol kinase family protein, translating to MIKFVVILLYLFSIFLISIVFKKYNEDSREIVRKIVHIGIGPLIPIAQFLKINQNSALIFTGIVSLMVFINYNYKLFPTIEDVERKSYGTLFYCLSLFILIYLFWDKDPYALISGFFIMTFGDGLAGLIGKSFNSKSWIFFKQKKSLYGTITMFLTSLIVVCSIGYSQQNSVSLNYFTIAFIATLLEQFSVLGIDNFIVPISSALFFNFLITS from the coding sequence TTGATAAAATTTGTTGTAATTTTATTATATTTATTTTCAATTTTTTTAATATCAATAGTTTTTAAAAAATATAATGAAGATAGTAGAGAAATCGTCAGAAAAATAGTACATATTGGAATAGGACCTTTAATACCAATTGCTCAATTTTTAAAAATTAATCAAAACTCTGCTCTAATTTTTACAGGAATTGTTTCATTAATGGTTTTCATTAATTACAACTATAAATTATTTCCAACAATTGAGGATGTTGAAAGAAAAAGTTATGGGACATTATTTTATTGTCTAAGTTTATTTATTTTGATTTATCTTTTCTGGGATAAAGATCCATATGCACTGATTAGTGGATTTTTCATAATGACTTTTGGTGATGGATTAGCTGGATTAATAGGAAAAAGCTTTAACTCAAAGAGTTGGATTTTTTTTAAACAAAAAAAATCTTTATATGGAACCATAACAATGTTCTTAACAAGTTTGATAGTAGTTTGCTCAATAGGATACTCTCAACAAAATAGTGTAAGTTTAAATTATTTTACGATAGCTTTTATTGCGACTTTGCTCGAACAATTTAGTGTTCTAGGAATAGATAATTTCATTGTTCCAATCTCTTCAGCATTATTTTTTAATTTTTTAATAACTAGCTAA
- the acnB gene encoding bifunctional aconitate hydratase 2/2-methylisocitrate dehydratase: MKNLETLLKDYADHAAERAAKGIPPLPLNAEQTNCITKLLEQDSTYDSSYLLDLLINRVPPGVDEAAYVKASWLTAIVNSEKYCKSINPEKAIEILGTMIGGYNVNSLVEILKGENSLLAKKAAEVLKNIILVYDSANEIYELSQNNIYAKEVVNSWANAEWFINKKVLEKEITCLVFKVDGETNTDDLSPAVHATTRPDIPMHALAMLEFKKPDGLKILDNLKKQNLPIAYVGDVVGTGSSRKSAINSLIWHIGEDIAFVPNKKTGGIIIGSKIAPIFFNTAQDSGALPIEADVSQMKTGDVIKIYPYKGIIKKIEKDSNTEELISKFELYPSTLTDEIQAGGRINLMIGRSLTDKIRNKLDYQPSEIFTRPQNPTESSTGFTQAQKIVGKACGLDGVRPGMTCEPIMTTVGSQDTTGPMTRDELKELACLGFTADLVMQSFCHTAAYPKPVDLLTHKELPDFISQRGGVALKPGDGIIHSWLNRMLLPDTVGTGGDSHTRFPLGISFPGGSGIVAFAAAIGSMPLNMPESVLVKFKGELLPGITLRDLVNAIPLFAIKKGLLTVEKENKKNIFNGKIMEIEGLPNLKLEQAFELTDATAERSCAGSTILLSQETVQEYLKSNICLLEKMIESNYEDSKSISRRINDMKNWLKKPSLIQPDSNAQYEDIIEIDLAKVTQPIVACPNDPDNVKEITDVANTNIDEVFIGSCMTNIGHYRAAAKVLEGVQNLKAKLWICPPTKMDEETLKAEGYYEIFEDCGARLELPGCSLCMGNQARVDEGSVVFSTSTRNFDNRLGKNAQVFLGSAELAAVCALLGKIPEIEEYQDITKNKINPYSDELYRYLQFDEIHDFSLTK; encoded by the coding sequence ATGAAGAATTTGGAAACATTGCTAAAAGATTATGCAGATCATGCAGCTGAAAGAGCTGCCAAAGGTATACCTCCTTTACCTTTAAATGCTGAACAAACAAACTGTATTACAAAATTATTAGAACAAGATAGTACTTATGATTCATCTTATTTACTTGATTTACTAATAAATAGAGTACCCCCAGGAGTTGATGAGGCTGCTTACGTAAAAGCAAGCTGGCTTACGGCTATTGTTAATTCCGAAAAATATTGCAAATCAATTAATCCCGAAAAAGCGATTGAAATACTAGGAACAATGATAGGCGGATATAATGTAAATTCTTTGGTTGAAATACTTAAAGGAGAAAATAGTTTACTCGCAAAAAAAGCGGCAGAAGTTTTAAAAAATATTATTCTTGTTTACGACTCGGCTAATGAAATTTATGAATTATCTCAAAATAATATTTATGCAAAAGAAGTTGTAAATAGTTGGGCAAATGCAGAATGGTTCATAAATAAAAAAGTTCTAGAGAAAGAGATTACTTGTTTAGTATTTAAAGTTGACGGTGAGACAAACACAGACGACTTATCTCCCGCTGTACATGCAACAACACGCCCGGATATTCCAATGCATGCATTAGCTATGTTGGAATTTAAAAAACCTGATGGACTAAAGATTCTTGATAATTTAAAAAAACAAAATTTACCAATAGCTTATGTTGGAGATGTTGTTGGAACAGGAAGTTCTAGAAAATCTGCTATTAACTCACTCATTTGGCATATAGGAGAAGATATCGCTTTTGTTCCCAACAAAAAAACAGGTGGAATAATAATTGGCAGCAAAATAGCCCCAATTTTTTTTAATACTGCACAAGATTCAGGAGCTTTACCTATAGAAGCTGACGTATCTCAAATGAAAACAGGAGATGTTATTAAAATATATCCCTATAAAGGCATTATTAAAAAAATTGAAAAAGATTCAAATACTGAAGAATTAATAAGCAAATTCGAGTTGTATCCATCAACTCTTACTGATGAAATTCAAGCTGGCGGAAGAATTAATCTTATGATTGGAAGATCTCTTACGGACAAAATTAGAAACAAATTAGATTATCAACCAAGTGAAATTTTTACTAGACCACAAAATCCAACCGAAAGTAGTACCGGCTTTACTCAAGCACAAAAAATAGTAGGTAAAGCATGCGGTTTAGATGGAGTTAGGCCAGGAATGACCTGTGAGCCAATTATGACCACAGTTGGTAGTCAAGATACTACTGGGCCAATGACTAGAGATGAATTAAAAGAACTAGCTTGTTTAGGATTTACTGCAGATTTAGTGATGCAAAGTTTTTGTCATACAGCTGCATATCCTAAACCAGTAGATCTACTTACCCATAAAGAATTACCTGATTTTATATCTCAAAGAGGTGGAGTAGCTCTTAAGCCTGGAGACGGCATCATTCATAGCTGGCTTAACAGAATGCTTTTACCTGATACTGTTGGCACAGGTGGAGATAGTCATACAAGATTTCCTCTTGGCATTTCATTTCCTGGAGGCTCAGGCATTGTTGCATTTGCCGCTGCAATAGGATCAATGCCATTAAATATGCCGGAATCTGTGCTGGTTAAATTTAAAGGAGAATTATTACCAGGAATTACTCTTAGAGATTTAGTAAATGCAATCCCTCTCTTCGCAATTAAAAAAGGACTATTAACTGTTGAGAAAGAAAATAAGAAAAATATATTCAACGGGAAAATTATGGAAATTGAGGGATTACCAAACCTAAAACTTGAACAAGCTTTTGAACTTACAGATGCCACTGCAGAACGCTCATGCGCTGGTAGCACAATACTTTTATCCCAAGAAACTGTTCAAGAATATTTAAAAAGCAATATTTGCCTGCTAGAAAAAATGATCGAGAGCAATTATGAAGATTCAAAATCGATTTCAAGAAGAATAAATGATATGAAAAATTGGTTAAAAAAACCATCATTAATTCAACCAGATTCAAACGCTCAGTATGAAGACATCATTGAAATTGATTTAGCAAAAGTAACACAACCTATAGTTGCTTGCCCTAATGATCCAGATAATGTAAAAGAAATCACTGATGTTGCAAATACAAATATTGACGAGGTTTTTATAGGTTCTTGCATGACAAATATTGGTCATTACAGGGCAGCTGCAAAAGTTCTTGAAGGAGTACAAAATTTAAAAGCTAAATTATGGATTTGTCCACCCACAAAGATGGATGAAGAAACCCTAAAAGCTGAAGGCTACTATGAAATATTTGAAGATTGTGGTGCAAGATTAGAGTTGCCTGGCTGTTCTTTATGTATGGGAAATCAAGCTAGAGTTGATGAAGGTTCTGTAGTATTTTCTACCAGTACAAGAAATTTTGACAATAGACTTGGCAAGAATGCGCAAGTATTTTTAGGGAGTGCAGAATTGGCAGCAGTTTGTGCACTGCTTGGAAAAATACCTGAAATAGAAGAATATCAGGATATTACTAAAAATAAAATTAATCCATATTCAGATGAACTTTATCGCTATCTTCAATTTGATGAAATACACGATTTCAGCTTGACAAAGTAA
- the purU gene encoding formyltetrahydrofolate deformylase, producing MEHPSIIFKIVCPDRPGLVSLLTSWISNYGGNIKHSDHHTDQDAGLFLSRIEWNSKNAFFNRDEIYKEFEKIAGEVNGKFNVNYSDEIPNVAIFVSKQNHCLIDLLWRVRNGELKMKVPLIISNHSDLENIANDFNAKFVHVDTFKTDKSIVEDQFLHLLKEYEIDLVVLAKYMQILSDSFLKKFSSIINIHHSFLPAFKGGQPYHRAWKRGVKLIGATAHYVTEDLDEGPIIEQCTVNVSHRDEVDDLIRKGRDIERIALARAVRLHLNHQVFVYNSKTAVFD from the coding sequence TTGGAACATCCTTCAATTATATTCAAAATTGTTTGCCCCGATCGTCCTGGCCTTGTGAGTTTACTTACAAGTTGGATTTCAAATTACGGTGGAAACATAAAACATTCTGATCATCATACAGATCAAGATGCCGGTTTGTTTCTTAGTCGAATTGAATGGAATAGTAAAAATGCTTTTTTTAACAGAGATGAAATTTATAAAGAATTTGAAAAAATTGCAGGTGAAGTCAATGGAAAATTTAACGTAAATTATTCAGATGAAATTCCAAATGTTGCTATTTTCGTAAGTAAACAAAATCATTGTTTGATTGATTTACTTTGGCGAGTAAGAAATGGAGAACTCAAAATGAAAGTCCCGTTAATTATTTCAAATCATTCTGATCTTGAAAATATTGCAAATGACTTTAATGCAAAATTTGTTCATGTTGATACTTTTAAAACTGATAAATCTATTGTTGAAGATCAATTTTTACATTTACTAAAAGAATATGAAATTGATCTCGTTGTATTAGCTAAATATATGCAAATTTTGAGTGACTCTTTTTTAAAAAAGTTTTCTTCAATAATAAATATTCATCATTCTTTTTTACCTGCATTTAAGGGCGGGCAACCATATCATCGAGCTTGGAAGAGAGGTGTTAAATTAATCGGTGCTACAGCTCACTATGTTACTGAAGATCTTGATGAAGGCCCGATAATTGAGCAATGCACAGTTAATGTAAGTCATAGGGATGAAGTTGACGATTTGATTAGAAAAGGAAGAGATATTGAAAGAATAGCTTTAGCAAGAGCAGTTAGATTACATCTGAATCATCAAGTATTTGTATATAACAGCAAAACTGCTGTTTTTGATTGA
- a CDS encoding shikimate dehydrogenase, with the protein MISSKTSFIALIGNPVSHSLSPIMQNAALQYLGLDLIYIAVPCKDKDLELVLNSFKKINCKGLNITIPHKEKVFNLCSEISPIANKLKAINTLKLNSEKKWSATNTDVEGFIYPLKNLNLAKKKGIVLGSGGAARSVIQGLINLNLSTISVISRNKSSLDELIKNFDNQIQLQGLLNSDDQAQILIREADLIVNTTPAGMKTTKYENNVIPYGEAFWRSLNSQTIVYDLIYNPAPTTLLKFSANKGCMTIDGLEMLVAQGIKSLSFWTDGLEVPFHVMNDALKKYL; encoded by the coding sequence ATGATTTCAAGTAAGACATCTTTCATCGCATTAATTGGCAATCCAGTAAGCCATTCTTTGTCTCCAATTATGCAAAATGCTGCCCTCCAATATTTAGGCTTAGATTTAATTTATATTGCTGTACCCTGTAAAGATAAAGATCTAGAATTAGTTCTTAATTCTTTTAAAAAGATTAATTGCAAAGGTTTAAACATTACAATTCCACACAAAGAAAAAGTATTTAACCTTTGTAGTGAAATCTCCCCTATAGCTAACAAACTTAAAGCAATTAATACCCTGAAATTAAATTCTGAAAAAAAATGGAGCGCAACTAATACTGATGTAGAGGGATTTATTTATCCATTAAAAAATTTAAACTTAGCAAAGAAAAAAGGAATAGTTCTTGGCTCCGGGGGTGCAGCAAGATCTGTTATTCAAGGTTTAATAAATTTAAATCTTTCAACAATTTCAGTAATATCACGTAACAAATCATCATTAGATGAATTAATAAAAAACTTTGATAATCAAATTCAACTGCAGGGTTTATTGAATAGTGATGATCAAGCTCAAATTTTAATTCGTGAAGCAGATTTGATTGTAAATACAACGCCAGCAGGGATGAAAACAACTAAATATGAAAATAATGTGATTCCATATGGCGAAGCATTTTGGAGATCTCTTAACTCACAAACAATTGTTTACGATTTAATATACAACCCTGCTCCAACTACTTTATTAAAATTTAGCGCCAATAAAGGATGCATGACTATAGATGGTTTGGAAATGCTTGTTGCCCAAGGAATAAAATCATTATCATTTTGGACAGATGGTTTAGAAGTACCTTTTCATGTGATGAATGACGC